A genomic window from Glycine max cultivar Williams 82 chromosome 17, Glycine_max_v4.0, whole genome shotgun sequence includes:
- the LOC100816035 gene encoding L-type lectin-domain containing receptor kinase S.1 translates to MSHSKTPAAGETLFSGTAFLILLHLFLFLTPALSLDFLFNSFAGVTNLTLIKDARVDASVIRMNNDSNQYSYGRAFYPVKIPMLKTNTSNNSSSISSFSTSFVFSILPQISTSPGFGLAFVLSNTTDPPGAIASQYFGLFTNATSPSVFPLVAVEFDTGRNPEFNDIDDNHIGIDLNNIESINATTAGYFNSSGAFVPVRMRTGQNIHAWIDFDGENLEFNVTVAPIGVSRPTKPTLRYQNPAIADYVSSNMYVGFSASKTNWIEAQRVLAWSFSDSGPARELNTTNLPVFELESSSSSLSNGAIAGIVIGSFIFVLICASGFYLWWRMNKANEEEDEIEDWELEYWPHRFSYEELSYATGEFRKEMLLGSGGFGRVYKGTLPNNTEIAVKCVNHDSKQGLREFMAEISSMGRLQHKNLVQMRGWCRKGNELLLVYDYMPNGSLNKWVFDKSDKVLGWEQRRRILVDVAEGLNYLHHGWDQVVIHRDIKSSNILLDADMRGRLGDFGLAKLYTHGEVPNTTRVVGTLGYLAPELATVAAPTSATDVYSFGVVLLEVACGRRPIETSVAEEEVVLIDWVRELYAKGCAREAADLRIRGEYDEGDVEMVLKLGLACCHPDPQRRPTMKEVVALLLGEDPPEAPGKVLSDLVRGGEDSDEAAPLQPSPPPV, encoded by the coding sequence ATGTCTCATTCCAAAACCCCCGCTGCCGGCGAAACTCTATTTTCCGGCACGGCGTTCCTGATTCTCCTCCACCTCTTTCTCTTCCTTACTCCCGCACTTTCCCTTGACTTCCTATTCAACTCCTTCGCCGGCGTCACCAACCTCACTCTCATCAAAGACGCTCGCGTCGACGCCTCCGTCATCCGAATGAACAACGACTCCAATCAGTACTCCTACGGCCGCGCCTTCTACCCCGTCAAAATTCCCATGCTCAAAACAAACACCTCCAATAACTCctcttccatttcttccttctccacttCCTTTGTCTTCTCCATCTTGCCGCAGATCTCTACCAGCCCCGGCTTCGGCCTCGCCTTCGTCCTCTCCAACACCACCGACCCTCCCGGCGCCATCGCCAGCCAGTACTTCGGCCTATTCACCAACGCAACCTCCCCTTCCGTTTTCCCCCTCGTCGCCGTCGAATTCGATACCGGCCGCAACCCCGAGTTCAACGACATCGACGACAACCACATCGGAATCGACCTCAACAACATCGAGTCCATAAACGCCACCACTGCCGGCTACTTCAACTCCTCCGGCGCCTTCGTGCCGGTGCGCATGCGCACCGGCCAGAACATCCACGCCTGGATCGACTTCGACGGCGAGAATCTCGAGTTCAACGTAACCGTCGCGCCAATCGGCGTTTCGCGCCCTACGAAACCTACTCTTCGGTATCAGAATCCCGCCATAGCTGACTACGTGTCCAGTAACATGTACGTAGGGTTTTCCGCTTCGAAAACGAACTGGATCGAGGCGCAGAGAGTTCTCGCATGGAGCTTCAGCGATTCAGGACCTGCAAGGGAGCTCAACACAACGAATTTACCAGTTTTTGAACTAGAATCGTCTTCTTCCTCGCTTTCTAACGGCGCAATAGCGGGCATCGTCATcggttcttttatttttgttcttatatGCGCTTCTGGTTTTTACTTATGGTGGCGAATGAACAAAGCGAACGAGGAAGAAGACGAGATCGAAGACTGGGAGCTAGAGTACTGGCCGCACAGATTTTCCTACGAGGAACTAAGTTACGCGACAGGGGAATTTCGGAAGGAGATGCTGTTAGGTTCGGGAGGGTTCGGGAGAGTGTACAAAGGAACATTGCCTAACAACACGGAAATTGCGGTGAAGTGCGTGAACCACGATTCAAAGCAAGGGTTGCGTGAATTCATGGCGGAGATTTCAAGCATGGGGAGGCTTCAGCACAAGAACTTGGTTCAAATGAGAGGATGGTGCAGAAAGGGGAACGAGCTTTTGCTGGTTTATGATTACATGCCAAACGGGAGTCTCAACAAGTGGGTTTTCGATAAGTCCGACAAGGTTTTAGGGTGGGAGCAACGCCGTCGTATACTTGTCGACGTGGCAGAGGGGCTTAACTACCTTCACCACGGTTGGGACCAGGTTGTTATTCATAGAGATATTAAATCGAGCAACATTCTGTTGGACGCCGACATGAGAGGGAGATTAGGGGACTTTGGTCTGGCCAAGCTTTACACGCACGGGGAGGTTCCCAACACCACGCGTGTGGTGGGGACGTTGGGCTACTTGGCGCCGGAGCTGGCCACGGTGGCGGCCCCCACTTCGGCGACCGACGTCTACAGCTTCGGGGTGGTGCTGCTGGAGGTGGCGTGCGGTAGGCGGCCGATAGAGACGTCGGTGGCAGAGGAGGAGGTGGTGCTCATTGATTGGGTCAGGGAGCTGTACGCGAAGGGGTGCGCGCGTGAGGCTGCGGATTTGAGGATTAGAGGGGAGTACGATGAGGGAGATGTGGAGATGGTGTTGAAGCTAGGGTTGGCTTGTTGCCACCCTGATCCTCAGAGGAGACCCACCATGAAGGAGGTCGTTGCGCTTCTCTTGGGAGAGGACCCGCCGGAGGCACCCGGAAAAGTCTTGTCCGATTTGGTTCGCGGTGGCGAGGATTCCGACGAGGCCGCGCCTTTGCAACCCTCCCCTCCTCCGGTTTGa
- the LOC100816560 gene encoding ferric reduction oxidase 8, mitochondrial translates to MACSTTLHASILKLLIIFLFAGWVSLWLLKPTQIWTRKWKQAEDSANDTIFGYYGLSFAVYAFPIIAIAIIGLLLLDLKAGYQRSRSARSTPSKSNFFSNPLVVNTTLGILSSIEILIAFLFIVFLAWTYYSRIYTDFKKLMPYKSLKLNTWQLKYHRIATRFGLLAEACMALLLLPILRGLAVFRILGIQFEASVRYHTWIGTAMILFATIHGASTLLVWGVSHHIEDEIWKWQKTGRIYLAGEIALVVGLVIWVTSLPQIRRRKFEIFYYTHHLYAVFLVLFLFHVGDRHFYTVFPGIFLFSLDKLIRIIQSSPKTCMVSARIFPGRALELILPKDPGMKYNPTSVIFLKIPTISHLQWHSFSIISSSRADDHILSVIIKCEGWWTNSLYDLIHAELDKTADKRKGIPIAIEGPYGPASLDFLRYDTLLLVAGGSGITPFLSILAEADSATNKSRFPSRIQLVYVIKKAQDFCLLHPISHLLLNQSTEKFHLNLKLFVTQETQAEVGIRELLNEFFKVRTLQVNSMCSNYAAYGPESPSWMAAITGFCSITFLIFVICFNHIIIPSGKRSKMAKEKTPSWVVDLLLIAAFVLALAFSASVAAILRWRRLRKGIPQISHREIQPLDLSSAEARNALEDHEVHFGGRPNFKDIFGKLHDESDGSNIGVLVCGPESMKESVAFACQQESECFKASGKRTESCFTFHTLNFTL, encoded by the exons ATGGCATGCAGCACCACTTTACATGCTTCTATTCTAAAACTTCTCATCATTTTCTTATTCGCTGGTTGGGTTTCTCTTTGGCTTCTGAAGCCAACCCAAATATGGACAAGAAAATGGAAACAGGCAGAAGATAGCGCCAATGATACAATTTTTGGATACTATG GTCTTAGCTTTGCTGTGTACGCGTTTCCTATAATTGCTATTGCTATAATTGGACTTCTTTTATTGGATTTGAAAGCTGGATATCAAAGAAGCag AAGCGCAAGGAGTActccatcaaaatcaaacttctTCTCAAATCCACTGGTGGTGAATACTACACTGGGAATCTTATCTAGTATTGAAATACTGATAGCTTTCCTTTTCATTGTCTTCTTAGCATGGACCTACTACTCTCGTATTTATACAGACTTCAAAAAGTTGATGCCATACAAATCACTGAAGTTGAATAC GTGGCAACTCAAGTATCACAGAATAGCAACCCGGTTCGGGTTGCTAGCAGAAGCTTGCATGGCTTTGTTGCTTCTTCCTATTCTAAGGGGGTTGGCCGTGTTTCGCATACTTGGCATTCAATTTGAAGCTTCAGTTAGATACCACACATGGATTGGAACTGCAATGATACTTTTTGCTACAATACATGGCGCAAGCACTTTGTTGGTCTGGGGGGTCAGCCACCATATTGAGGATGAG ATTTGGAAGTGGCAAAAGACTGGACGCATATACCTCGCTGGGGAGATTGCACTTGTTGTTGGGCTAGTCATTTGGGTCACTTCACTTCCCCAAATTAGAAGGAGAAAGTTTGAAATCTTCTACTACACACATCATTTGTATGCAGTCTTTCTAGTACTTTTCTTGTTTCATGTTGGGGATAGGCACTTTTATACTGTCTTCCCGGGAATATTCCTTTTTAGCCTTGATAAACTGATCCGAATCATACAATCAAGTCCAAAAACTTGCATGGTTTCAGCTAGAATTTTTCCAGGCAGAGCTCTGGAGCTAATTCTGCCCAAAGATCCAG GGATGAAATATAACCCTACTAGTGTTATATTTTTGAAGATTCCAACCATATCTCATCTTCAATGGCACTCTTTCAGTATCATATCTAGTTCCAGGGCTGATGATCACATTTTATCTGTGATAATTAAATGTGAAGGGTGGTGGACTAATTCTCTTTATGATCTGATCCATGCTGAACTAGACAAAACTGCAGATAAAAGGAAGGGAATACCGATTGCTATCGAAGGACCTTATGGACCTGCTTCATTAGACTTTTTGAG ATATGACACCCTTCTTCTGGTTGCTGGGGGAAGTGGAATAACCCCATTTCTGAGCATTTTGGCGGAAGCTGATTCAGCTACCAACAAAAGTAGATTTCCCTCGAGAATACAACTTGTGTATGTCATTAAGAAGGCACAAGACTTTTGTCTGTTACATCCAATCTCACATCTGTTACTCAACCAATCAACTGAAAAGTTTCATTTGAATCTGAAATTGTTTGTAACCCAAGAAACACAAGCAGAGGTGGGAATTAGGGAGCTACTAAACGAGTTCTTTAAAGTAAGAACCCTGCAAGTGAACAGCATGTGTTCAAATTATGCAGCATACGGGCCTGAAAGTCCATCTTGGATGGCTGCCATTACAGGATTTTGCTCCATCACTTTCCTTATTTTCGTTATCTGTTTCAACCATATTATAATCCCCTCTGGAAAGCGCTCCAAAATGGCCAAAGAAAAGACTCCTTCTTGGGTTGTGGATCTTCTTCTGATAGCTGCTTTTGTCCTAGCTTTAGCTTTTAGCGCCTCGGTGGCAGCTATTTTGAGATGGAGAAGGCTGAGGAAAGGGATTCCACAAATATCACACAGAGAAATCCAACCCCTTGATCTAAGTTCAGCTGAAGCTAGGAATGCACTTGAAGACCATGAAGTGCATTTCGGGGGAAGGCCTAACTTTAAAG ATATATTtggcaagcttcatgatgaaagCGATGGATCTAATATCGGAGTTTTGGTTTGTGGACCTGAGAGCATGAAGGAATCGGTGGCGTTCGCATGCCAGCAGGAATCTGAGTGTTTTAAGGCTAGTGGAAAGAGAACAGAATCCTGCTTCACTTTCCACACTCTCAACTTCACACTGTAG